The Streptomyces durmitorensis genome contains the following window.
CCTGGCAAAGGCCAGCGGCGACCGGGGACTTGGCGCCTACGTCATCGCGCTCCTGGTCAATCAGTCCCTGTTCATGCGCGAGTACCGCCAGGCGGTGGCCTTCGCGGAGGCCGCGCTGCGCGCCGCGGGGCGCGATCTCACCCCGGCCCTCGCCTCCGATCTCTACGCCATGCAGGCCAAGTCGTACGCGCACCTGGGCGACGGCAGCAGCGCGCTGTCCTGCATCCGGCGTGCGGAGGCCGCAGCGGACCGCATCCGGCGTGGGCGTGAGCCGGACGAGACCGGCTATGTCCAGCCCGGACTCGTCAACGTGCAAGTGGCGGAGGCGCTGCTCAGCCTCGGCGACCTCACGGGAGCGTACGAGCATGCGGCGGCGGCGGTGGACACGCCGGCACACGACCGGGGCCGGGTGCATCGGCTCGCCATGCTCAGCCAGATCGAACTGCGCCAGGGAAACACCGACGAGGCCGTGGCCACGGCGGTGGAAATGGCAGAACAGGCACGGGGGATGGAGTCCCAACGGCTGCGCGACCGGCTGCGGGCCGTGCGGGAACATCTGGTGCGCAGCGACTGCGCGGGCACGGCCGAGGCGGCCGAACTCATCGCCGGGGCGCTGCGCGTGCCCCTGTGATGCGCACCGCGCGTACGCCTGCGACGACTCACGGCGAGCGCTGAACTCCGGCGTCTTCCACACGCTGCTCTGAACACCCTCCTGCTGCGATATTGCCATCTACTCGGCGGAAGGTGGCAGAACCGTGCAGTGGACGAAACAAAGCGAACAAACTGTGTATGGAAACCGATGGTTCACGGTCAATCTGGCAGATGTCGAATTGCCCGACGGCCGGCACCTGGACCACTTCCTGATACGGCTGCGGCCCGTCGCCGTGGCCACCGTCGTCAATGAGGCCAACGAGGTGCTGCTGCTGTGGCGGCACCGATTCATCACCGACAGCTGGGGCTGGGAACTGGCGGCGGGTGTCGTCGAGGACGGTGAGGACCTCGCGTACGCGGCCGCAAGGGAAATGGAGGAAGAGACCGGCTGGCGGCCGGGCCCGTTACGACACCTGATGAGTGTCGAGCCGTCCAATGGGCTCACCGACGCCAAGCACCACATCTACTGGTCGGATGAGTGCACCTACATCGGTCATCCCGAGGACGACTTCGAGTCCGACCGCCGTGAATGGGTCCCTCTCAAACTCGTCCCTGACATGGTGGCCCGCGGTGAAGTACCGGCCGCCAACATGGCGGCCGCGCTACTCCTCCTGCACCACCTGCGTCTGGGCCAGGACGCGCACTAACGGCCGATGGCCTGCCAGACTGCCACGGCGAGCGCACCAACCGCCGTCAGGGCGAGAAGGGCGGGCAGCGGCCAACGTGTGTGCTCCAGTGCCGTGATCCTCACAGTCAGTTCATCCTGGTTCTTGACGCTCTGTTCGTCATGTTGGGTGAGCAACGCCAGCTGTCCGTCGACGCGGGC
Protein-coding sequences here:
- a CDS encoding NUDIX hydrolase is translated as MQWTKQSEQTVYGNRWFTVNLADVELPDGRHLDHFLIRLRPVAVATVVNEANEVLLLWRHRFITDSWGWELAAGVVEDGEDLAYAAAREMEEETGWRPGPLRHLMSVEPSNGLTDAKHHIYWSDECTYIGHPEDDFESDRREWVPLKLVPDMVARGEVPAANMAAALLLLHHLRLGQDAH